The Ahaetulla prasina isolate Xishuangbanna chromosome 4, ASM2864084v1, whole genome shotgun sequence genome has a window encoding:
- the LOC131197977 gene encoding vomeronasal type-2 receptor 116-like: MGGPLLQLACGEAGSCAAHQCHCREVEGWSCPICPAPAYLRARVAKPSMPQQLPCLTAAEPAHHSASCSVVAATKQKFLTHNYQHTLALAFAVNEINEHAGILPNITLGFHIATDNHEETTTYQLAMEFLSTKDKFIPNYKCNDQTHTIAVIGGPRSRTCLNMATSLCNYKFPQITYGSAPLMNDEIAALFVKWMFPFEEHQFNGILHLLLHFGWTWVGKVCFVEEEKERFIQNSLSMFTERGICFDFIDSIPQIMYGNLAAEMVEEADKLHKVIMRSTVVAVILNAEITGLVTLRLMIYVLDSDDIPKQRKAKIWIMTAQMEFTSIQIQRQLPIAFLHGALSFAIHSKELTGFQEFIQKRNPNLENEDGFIRDFWKDAFECSFSTAITDGNADRTCTGEEKLESLSQSIFEVSTTGHSYSIYNAVYVMAHALRQLYSSQFKYGERINERRWKFFLQSPWQCLNMLRLYNLVMKNLDKLLGLPEKKWRTEEKQSCQNKELDLDDCCSCPENQYPNKKQDSCFPKRITYLSYQDPLGGSLAIIAVFFSVMSILVLGIFIKNQDTPIVKANNRNLTYILLIALLLSFLCTLLFIGQPDQVKCLMRQTAFGITFSIALSCILGKTTIVVLAFMATKPGSKIRKWVGKELAISIVLSCSLIQFCICMLWLAISPPFPDSDLHSMAEEIVLQCNEGSTTMFYTLLGFMGFLTVVSFKVAFLARNLPDSFNEAKFITFSMLVFCSVWVSFVPTYLSTKGKYVVVVEIFSILASAAGLLGCIFSPKCYIITLRPDLNIKKQLTKK; this comes from the exons GTTCCTCACTCATAATTACCAGCACACTTTGGCTCTGGCATTTGCTGTTAATGAGATCAATGAACATGCTGGAATCTTACCCAACATTACCCTTGGTTTCCACATTGCTACTGACAATCATGAGGAAACTACCACTTATCAATTAGCAATGGAATTTCTATCTACAAAAGATAAATTTATCCCCAACTACAAATGTAATGACCAGACCCACACGATAGCTGTCATTGGAGGACCCCGTTCTAGGACCTGTCTGAACATGGCAACCAGCCTGTGTAACTACAAATTTCCCCAG ATCACATATGGATCAGCTCCATTGATGAATGATGAAATAGCAGCACTGTTTGTCAAATGGATGTTCCCCTTTGAGGAGCACCAGTTTAATGGAATACTACATTTACTGTTGCATTTTGGATGGACCTGGGTTGGGAAAGTTTGCTTtgttgaggaagaaaaagagagattcaTTCAAAATAGCCTTTCCATGTTTACAGAGAGAGGAATCTGCTTTGACTTTATAGACAGTATCCCACAAATAATGTATGGTAATTTAGCTGCTGAAATGGTGGAGGAGGCAGATAAATTACACAAAGTCATCATGAGGAGTACAGTCGTTGCAGTGATCTTGAATGCTGAAATCACAGGCTTGGTGACTTTGAGACTTATGATCTATGTTTTAGATTCTGATGATATACCAAAACAAAGAAAAGCCAAAATCTGGATCATGACAGCCCAGATGGAATTCACCTCTATTCAGATTCAAAGACAGTTGCCCATTGCTTTTCTCCATGGTGCTCTTTCTTTTGCAATTCACTCAAAGGAACTGACAGGGTTCCAAGAATTTATACAGAAGAGAAACCCAAACTTAGAAAATGAAGATGGCTTTATTAGAGACTTTTGGAAAGATGCATTTGAATGTTCCTTTTCCACTGCTATTACAGATGGGAACGCTGACAGGACCTGCACTGGGGAAGAGAAGCTGGAATCTCTTTCTCAATCTATATTTGAAGTGAGCACAACTGGCCACAGCTACAGCATCTACAATGCAGTCTATGTTATGGCACATGCTCTGAGGCAATTATATTCCTCCCAGTTCAAATATGGGGAAAGAATTAATGAGAGGAGATGGAAGTTTTTTCTTCAGTCACCATGGCAG TGCCTGAACATGCTAAGATTATATAATTTAGTAATGAAAAATTTGGACAAATTACTGGGGCTTCCAGAGAAGAAATGGCGGACAGAAGAAAAGCAGAGCTGCCAGAATAAAGAGCTAG ACTTGGATGATTGTTGCTCATGTCCAGAAAATCAATATCCAAACAAAAAACAGGATAGTTGTTTTCCTAAAAGGATAACTTACTTGTCTTATCAAGATCCTTTGGGTGGTTCTTTGGCAATAATTGCAGTCTTCTTTTCTGTCATGTCAATTTTGGTGCTGGGGATCTTTATTAAAAACCAggatactcccattgtcaaagccaacaacagaAACCTCACCTATATTCTTCTCATTGCTCTCTTGCTCTCCTTCCTTTGCACTCTGCTCTTCATTGGGCAACCTGACCAAGTGAAATGTCTCATGCGACAAACTGCATTTGGCATCACTTTCTCTATAGCCCTTTCTTGTATTTTGGGTAAAACAACCATTGTTGTtcttgctttcatggccaccaagccaggtTCGAAAATCAGGAAATGGGTGGGGAAAGAGCTGGCTATCTCTATTGTCCTATCTTGCTCCCTGATACAATTCTGCATTTGCATGTTATGGCTCGcaatttctcctcccttcccagatTCTGACTTGCATTCCATGGCTGAAGAAATTGTCCTGCAATGTAATGAAGGTTCAACCACTATGTTTTATACTCTGCTTGGCTTTATGGGGTTCTTGACTGTTGTCAGCTTTAAAGTGGCTTTCCTAGCTAGGAATTTACCAGACAGcttcaatgaagccaaatttatcaCCTTCAGTATGTTGGTGTTTTGCAGTGTTTGGGTGTCATTTGTTCCCACCTATCTCAGTACCAAGGGAAAATATGTGGTGgttgtggagatcttctccattttggcttcagCAGCTGGATTACTGGGTTGCATCTTTTCCCCTAAATGCTATATCATTACTTTGAGGCCTGATCTGAATATAAAAAAGCAactaacaaagaaataa